The sequence CGCTTCTAGATTTTATGACGACCGTGTCAAAGTCATTATATCTGTCATGCTCCACtgctaagaaaaaaacatcattctCCAGCAGCTTGTGTTTTAGTTTAGTGACAAGTGGAAAAGCTTTTCTGATTTTTACAGACAGTCATTTTGAAGAGGGACAGAATCATATGGGCAGGTggaaatggaaaagaaagacaaacaagaAACTAAAGAACAAAAGCAGGGGAAGCACAGGTAATGACAATGGGCAAGGCAGGAGATGGAGGGGAATGAGAcaatgaagaagaaaagcatGAAGTACTGACATAAAAGTTACAGAAAGAGAATGAGTAggataaataacagaaaaaaaatctgaagaaaACAAGAAGTTTAAGAAGTTAAAGAAGTCTTTCAAAATGTAAAAGATAGCATAGAGGGTATTATTACACAAGttatttaaagatatttcttATTCTCCATATGGGGAAGAACACCTAGTCAAAACAATGTTTAGAAATTCCTTATTTAGTGAATAGAAGCAGCCTGATTCACAAAGGTGAGTGTAAAATcctacataaaaataaattacaggtTTAACTCAATCTTATTAAAATGGGACACGCTATACAGAGTATGTCAtccaaatatttcatattttcagGATATTACTTTTTTATGGATCCAGCTTCTTTGGTTCTTCATATGAAACGTTATAATGGAATCAGTAGCTAAGGTGTGGGTAAGGGGCAAGGTTGTAAATgttcaatttcaatttcagtATAGCACTTATATTGTATAGCACAGTGGTtacaaagtagctttacaggaatatatgaaatcaggatataaattctacattttaaattttaatttatccctaatgagcaggcCAGAGGTGATAGTGGTgagggaaaactccctgagacgatataagcaagaaactttgagaggaaccagactcaaaggcaacccatcctcatctgggtcaCACCGGATAGAGtgattttacatcatttttctTCAACATATGGTCAAATAAGTGTAACTGCCTAACCAAGAGATTCACTCTAGTTACAACATTAAGTCTCACAGAAGTTATCAACTGATAAGGATCTGAGAGCAAAGCAGATCATGGCAATTGTACTACAAAGCCATCTTCATTCTTTCTAAGTGGTACCCTCCACAGCAATCCCATGCATCTccaagcttttattttattacatccatCCGAACTTTAGGTAGCTGTTTTTGTGAGACTAAAAAGCAACTTCTATCTCATGCACTTATAATTAACCTCATAAATCTTGATACATAACCAACATGTTAACAATTCTATTTCATCGCTGAGTAGGTTTAAGCAACACCAAACACCTCAAggcagtgtgagagagatttggaTAGGATTGGAGTGCTGAGTGTATGGAGTGCTGTACCTGACCTTTACCCAACAGAGCTGATCCAATAGGTGGAAATGAAAGGTTCGAGAAAGAGACATGCCCAATCTACTCCACAAACCTCTgggaaaacacaaaacaagcaAGGTAGTGCATCTCTGAGGGAGACTTGGAACACATGTCCTTTTTTTAACCAAATAAACTAGATACTTTCTTTTTCAAGTAATCCTagaaaatgttttgttctttcttttaatgGGCTATATAATTTTGAGGCTAGCATTCTGTTCCAGGTCTTCTTATGAGTGccataaaattaaacagaagcATTAGCTATGCTAAAAGTGCAAAGAAATGcataacaaaataaagaaaaataatgatcCACAGATAAAAGAAACAAGAGAGCAGTCTAATCAAAGAAGAGCAAGAGAGTTCAATGTTTACTGCTTctacaaaatattaaataaaaagtttattaaatatattgagGGTTTTTATGAAAGAAGAAAGTTAGGGAGAGATCAagaattgaaaaaataaaaggaagtatagattatttaaaaacactacTAAGAGAAAAACATCCTTGGTTCAACAAAAAATGCTATTAATGAGCCATAAAATGTGatctcatttattttatagttgaATCAGCTTAAATGGCTTAACTCTGTGTTCAACTAAACCAAAACTGGTACATGACTCAATAAATATTCAGTAAATTAATTTTCCTTGATTTGtaaggaaaataaacacaccagttgtattatatatatatatatatatatatatattagactGTATATTGTGTGAACCTGTTGGTCATTTCCCTGCATTGTTCTCCAATATGAACTgtattttagacattttattacaaattgTAACTAATATAATTTAATGACTAGACATGGCGAAACAGCTCCTAAGTAAATTGTCATTCAGGTGATTTACTACTGAACTGTTTAGTAGGACTCTAATGATAAATTCGTCTTCTGAgcttaaacatattttattgcAGTGAGCCTAAGATTATCTCAGCTGATGCTTTTGGATTTTATGCAAGGTTTTAAAGAGTAGTATTTTGGTTATGCTGAGTTTAGCACAGTTATGCCTttcaaaaaaaatatacagGTCCTCTAGGGTTCAGCTGCAGTTCATAGTAGATTTGTTGTAGCGTTCCTCCTCCACACTGCCTCTACACCTCCCTCTGACATTTCTTATCATTTCATGATGGACCTGTGTTTCTatgtttttagatttatttctctcttttttttttggacactggaatattatattcatatatttgtatatgaaCGTTAAATATTTTAGCCATGATATTTTAGCAATGATtctaaaaatacaattaaatagcaaataacaataaataaataaataaataaataaataaataaatcctgtgaTGATAGGTGTTTATTAACAGCAGTTATATTCTGTGGTATTCTGTAacctttgttttctgttttcatttcagtctttgtttgtttgtttgtttgtttgtttgtttgtttgtttaaaaaaagagaacaacTTCCCAAATTCACAAATCTTTATTCAGTTTAAGATACAATATATAActcaatatatacaatatataatttactgttttttattttgaaataatcgTAATAATGAGTTACTACAGTAGCTAATAAGTCAAGATTGGTAACAGAGAGTAAGCTACAGCTTAAAGAAGCAGAaatcagtaataaaaaataatatgacAAGAGTGTTGGAACTTGGACTGGCTACTGTTATAAAAGAATGTCCACAAGTAAAATAGAGGCTGAAAATATTGAAGCAACATTGAAAAGTGAAATTTATTGAGACACGCTACTTCAAGTTTCATCGTTATTTACAAAACAGTTCATGCAGCAAGTTTCATATGAAAGTGCAAGACAGTAAACTCAGAAAGAGCATCGCACATGCTGCATCTCCAGCAATGAACCCATGGACTCGTAGGAAAACGTGCAAATATTAATTctcataaatatttctttcaACCGtgcgaaaaaaaaaatacacttaaacatctgaaattaaaaaaaatacccacGGTGCAAGATGCATAGGctacatttactttttttcagCTGCATGCATTTTGGAAGTTAAAAGTTTTAATAGTTCTCTTTTTGCACTTGAGGTAAAAAACGTGTAAACATATTTTCACTGTAAAGGTCAAACACCCCAAATGCAACAAACTTGCTcgaatattaatttttaatataactttttaaaaaaaaaaaaattaataaacatcgATACATTCTACATATTTTCAGCGTGCAAATTCCATTTCTGTGACAGTCACTGCAATGAAGGAGACTTTTAAAGACACTTTAAAGTCTCGTTCAGCTTTTCCTCGACAAACGCGAACGACGAAACGAACGAGTTGCATATCCTCGCGCTGCACAACACGACACCAGGCGCGTGGCAATCCTCCGCTCCGGGTGTACAGATTTGTCCTCGCGCACGGTGCTGTTACCCGAGTCCGATCATCACCGCCTCAACGTCTTTAGACGGCCGCCGCTCTTTCACCAAGAAGTTGATCATGCTTTCGGACTTGATCATGAGGTTGCAGCCGAGAAAGAAGATGCCGAAGACGACTGTGAGCGAGAGTACGCACAGCACCGCGATCTGCACGGCGCGCGTCACGAACAACTTGCGCTCGTCCGGCTCGAGCACCAGAGATCCTCCACCGGCCCCGCCTCCGCCGTCGCTCGCGCTCACCTCGTCCACCAGCGTGCCTGCGAGCTGCTGGCTGCTGTTAAGCAGAGCGCCGTGCGCAAACAGAGTGCTATTGAAGATCGTCGCGTTCATGGTGAGTCGCGGAGCGAGATGCGTCCTCAGTCATGCAGATGTTCACCAGACGTCTTGTTTGCGCGCTTGCTTCTGCTCCTGGCGGGTCATATGGGGAAAAAAGTCCGCTGGAAAAGAATTAGCCGCTTAGTTGTGAACTTTTATCTTGTAGCACAGACCCAGAAAGTCCCACTGTCTCCTTCTCAGGTGGCGCAATCAACTGGAGTGAAGAGGGTGATGGTGCGTAAAGGCGCGGGAAACTAGTGAGCGATGAAACTGCGCACTTCGTGGACATCATATAGTCTCATAgcctcattgtgtgtgtgtgtgtgtgtgtgtgtgtatgtgtgtgtgtgtgtgagagagagagagagagagagagagagagagagaaagagagagagagagagagaggaaggcaGTTTTGCCCAATAAGACAGAGAGCCATCAGTCCATGAAAGTGCAACTAAACACTCTCAGTAAAGAAGGGGATTAAAATGCCCCTCTCTGTCCTTGTTGCTGCCCTGGTACCTTCAAGAATACGCATTTTGCACCTTTAGATATCTTTTACCTAGAAAGTCTAAAAAGTTAGTCTGTGGTCCAATACCCTTGCCAGTTGAAAGATACATATAAAAGGTATAAAACATAAAAGTTCCACCATTTTATACTTGCTGACATTTTAAATGAGGAGGATATCAGATATCCATGACATTGACAGAAGTATTTAAATCAAATCTTTTTAGTGAATATTTAAAGGATAAAACCCATACATTCAGCACTTAAGGTTCCACTCTGACATTTCAAATGATATCACATACTGACCTTTAACCCTAGTGGCGTACCGAGGTGATGTTACATTTCTGAGTTATGTTTGTTGTTGAAAAACTACAAACTGGTCTTTTACTATAAATAGAAGACATAAAActgtcagatagatagatagatagatagatagatagatagatagatagatagatagacgttTTAAGAGTCATTACctctcaaccccactgaacacctttgggaagaTTCAAAACGCCCAATCTTACTAATGTTCTCGTTGCTGAATGAGCAGAAATTCCCACAGCCATGCTCAGAAATCTAGTGTAAAGCTTTCCAAAAAAGTGTAGGATGTTATCATAGCAAAGGAAGATCCATTTTTGGATTGAGACATTTAAGTGTGTTAGGAggaaaaaagtgtaaaatacTGCCACTTAACCCAGTGTACTGCCAGTGTCCGTAATTTTATCCAACAAAGCCACAAATCTTTTATTATACAACATTAAGCAAAGTAAGATTGTTAAACCTGCATAACAAAAATCCAGTTAATTTGGCTTTGACTTAGCTGATTTTTAGATTCAGGAGAGGTTTATTTACtcataaatctaaaaatatctCTGCGACTGTCCATAATTGATCTCAGTATAAACTCTTAATAGGTCAAGGAAGCCTAAATATAGCTTAAATAAAGGCTAGTGTCACTCACACTACAGTTTAGTTACTGTACAGGTGTCATGGCTGATTCACGCTCATATGAAGTCAGTCAGCAAAACAAAAAGTTACTTtctgtggcaaaaaaaaaaagcctgattCATTTCTTATGGCAGAATTTCAGAGTAGGTGACAGGCACTCTAACTTTATCTGACACAGCTGTCACTTGTACCCCTCCTATCATAGCTATTTCTAAATGAAAACCACTTAAAGTCTAGTCTCTTGTGGCCTTCAGAGTTGTCAAAATGTGTCAAAATGTCTCAGACGTTTGAAGCTCTTTGATTATTTACACAGTACAAACCATAGTGTCATTAAATGAAGCCCGAAGAAATGAACAGGTCTGTTTTAGAAAGCTGCCGGAAAGGACTTTGCTGAGCAGCGTGCGGGCGTGTGGTGGTGGGCAAATGTCAACCTGACAGGAAAAGTATGGGAAGGAGCAGGCAGCGATAATTAAGAAACAAGAAAAGGCAATATTGACAAAACAAGGGCAAactttttttgtaaaaacatAGATGCCTGGACTGTcatggaaacttttttttttttttttgaaaatgacTGCCTAGACTGTCAATTTTATTCTGAACTGCTTCTAACCGGAagtctatctgtttatctgttcaTCTCGACTGTCAAGAAAAAGCTAAGGAAAAATCTGATGTGTTCGGAAAGCATATGGAAGCTTGCTTACTATTTAAAATAATCTATTTATGGATGGATTTGGCAAATTGATCATTTTAAACAGTTGAATTGTATGTAAGAGAAAGGCATTGTGGTCTTACACTATGAGGGAAGTCATTTTTGGAGAAGTGATGAAGATGCTGCGCGAGGCTGAGACTACAGTCACAATAACTTACTACTATCATCCACTTGATTGTATTCTTACTAATTGGCCAGTAATTTAAGCCTATTAAAGACACAATACTATTCGTCTTTTCTGAAGTAAGCCAAAAAAGTTGACTGTATTTTTGTAACCGCACAAAAGATTATTATAGCTtaatgatggatgatggatgagaTGTCTTCAGCAGTGTCTAGATTTTTCTGCTGTGTTTACCTTCAGCCTCAGTagcatccaaaaaaaaagagtcttgATGGAGCTCAAGTAGCTGGTGCACACCGCTGATCTAGCTGAGTAAGATCAGATGTATAACCTGTGGCTCTTGAAAgcaattttatttaaagtttaaggTTTTctgctaagctgccactgctgggcccttgagcttggcccttaaccctctctgccccATTGGCGCTGTATCCTGGCTGGCCctttgctctgaccccaacttcctactAAGCTGAGATATTTTAAGAAAagtgtttcttttctctgtgctgtattatatatatatatatatatatatatactatattgccaaaagtattcgctcacctgccttgactcgcatatgaacttaagtgacatcccattcctaatccaaagggttcaatatgacgtcggtccaccctttgcagctataacagcttcaactcttctgggaaggccgtccacaaggtttaggagtgtgtttatgggaatttttgaccatttttccagaagcgcatttgtgaggtcacacactgatgttggacgagaaggcctggctctcagtctccattctaattcatcccaaaggtgttctatcgggttgaggtcaggactctgtggaggccagtcaagttcatccacaccagactctgtcatccatgtctttatggaccttgctttgtgcactggtgcacagtcatgtaggaagaggaaggggccagctccaaactgttcccacaaagttgggagcatggaattgtccaaaatgtcttggtatgctgaagcattcagagttcttttcactggaactaaggggccaagcccagctcctgacaacaaccccacaccataatcccccctccaccaaactttacacttggcacaatgcagtcagacaagtaccgttctcctggcaaccgccaaacccagactcgtccatcagattgccagatggagaagcgcgattcgtcactccagagaacgcgtctccactgctctagagtccagtggcggcgtgctttacaccactgcatctgacgctttgcattgcacttggtgatgtatggcttggatgcagctgctcggccatggaaacccattccatgaagctctctgcgcactgttcttgagctaatggaagtgattggaacacctgattctgattatttggatgggtgagcgaatacttttggcaatatagtgtatacactatattgccaaaagtattcgctcacccatccaaataatcagaatcaggtgttccaatcacttccatggccacaggtgtataaaatcaagcacctaggcatgcagactgtttttacaaacatttgtgaaagaatgggtcgctctcaggagctcagtgaattccagcgtggaactgtgataggatgccacctgtgaaacaaatccagtcatgaaatttcctcgctcctaaatattccacagtcaactgtcagctgtattataagaacgtggaagtgtttgggaacgacagcaactcagccacgaagtggtaggccacgtaaactgacggagcggggtcagcggatgctgaggcgcatagtgcgaagaggtcaccaactttctgcagagtcaatcgctacagacctccaaacttcatgtggccttcagattagctcaagaacagtgcgcagagagcttcatggaatgggtttccatggccgagcagctgcatccaagccatacatcaccaagtgcaatgcaaagcgtcggatgcagtggtgtaaagcacaccgccactggactctagagcagtggagacgcgttctctggagtgacgaatcgcgcttctccatctggcaatctgatgaacgagtctgggtttggtggttgccaggagaacggtacttgtctgactgcattgtgccaagtgtaaagtttggtggaggggggattatggtgtggggttgtttttcaggagctgggcttggctccttagttccagtgaaaggaactctgaatgcttcagcataccaagacattttggacaattccatgctcccaactttgtgggaacagtttggagctggccccttcctcttccaacatgactgtgcaccagtgcacaaagcaaggtccataaagacatggatgacagagtctggtgtggatgaacttgactggcctgcacagagtcctgacctcaacccgatagaacacctttgggatgaattagagcggagactgagagccaggccttctcgtccaacatcagtgtgtgacctcacaaatgcgcttctggaagaatggtcaaaaattcccatgaacacactcctaaaccttgtggacagccttcccagaagagttgaaggtgttatagctgcaaagggtggaccgacgtcatattgaaccctatggattaggaatgggatgtcgcttaagttcatatgcgagtcaaggcaggtgagcaaatacttttggcaatatagtgtatatatatatatatatatatatatatatatatatatatatatatatatatatatatatatatatatatatatatatatatataggatttcttttgtttttttctctgaagaacaataaaaatagaTGCAAGCCACTTCAGATAAGAGTCAACATCTCCATTTCAAAATTATAGCAGACCATTaaactaaaaagaaaatctataaAAGAAAGACTTTTCCTGGTGCAGTTGACTGTAAAATTGACTTGATCTAATCTGAAACAGTTTCAGACTATCAAAGTACATTTAGCTGCTTTCTTTAGCATCTGCCTTCATCTCTTTTCCATCTAccttactgttttgttttgtttttcccaaAGCTCTAATATAGCTCAACAACTAGtaaatttcatatttattttttaaccaaatGCAAACACTTTTAGCATGTCATTAATATTTCTTAAGTGGTCGGTACCATGAGTTCAGACAGGTcttttgtatgtatgtgaaaAGCTGAATCATCTCCAAGGTGATTTTCACCTGCATCCGAATCTGCAGGTGAACTAAAATAACTCACAAATCAGACAGAAATCAGATTTAGCTTGCTCACTCTGATTTAATGATGACGTTACAggatcaaaaaaataaataaatctcacagCACAAGTCTGTAAACAAAGTCTGTACACTGCAAACATAACTAAAATATGTGGCCAGAAGTATGTGGACGTTTGACTCTTGCACCATATaaggttcttccccaaactacAGCTTCAATAATTTATgtagtttttatttgtcactgtTTCAGATgt comes from Hemibagrus wyckioides isolate EC202008001 linkage group LG02, SWU_Hwy_1.0, whole genome shotgun sequence and encodes:
- the rprml gene encoding reprimo-like protein, producing the protein MNATIFNSTLFAHGALLNSSQQLAGTLVDEVSASDGGGGAGGGSLVLEPDERKLFVTRAVQIAVLCVLSLTVVFGIFFLGCNLMIKSESMINFLVKERRPSKDVEAVMIGLG